The following is a genomic window from Caldicellulosiruptor danielii.
AAACGGTTTTAGGCGACTTGACACTATCTTTCTCAAAAATGGAGGAGTAGAAGATATTTACTACAAGCGTTTACGAGAAAAAGTAAAGTTTATTTTGATGGAATGCAAAGAGGGGTGGGATAGTTGTTTCTGCGTCTCAATGGGTTCTAACAAAACCGACAATTACAGTTTAGCAGTTAGATTTGATGGGGACAACATATTGGTAGAAGTAAAAGACCATGAATTTATTAATTTATTTGCCAATGAGAAAGAAGTAGAATTTACCCCCCAATTTGTTACTTCTAACCCAACAAAAGTTAACATTCCCGAAATTGATAGCCAAGAGTTGTTAGAAAAAATTTACAACCTTGAGATGTGGGAAAGTTATAATTCAAGGTGCATAAGCTGTGGAGCGTGCAGTGCAGTGTGCATAACCTGCAGCTGTTTTAACACATTAGATATCATATATACCGAAAATGGCAGAGTAGGTGAGAGAAGAAGGGTTCAAACAAGCTGTATGCACGAAGATTTCACAACGATGGCGGGAGGTTGGAGCTTTAGAAAAACTGCTGGAGAGCGGATGAGGTTTAGAACTCTGCACAAGATTTATGACTATAAACTTCGCTTTAAAGAGGAGCATATGTGTGTTGGCTGTGGACGTTGTGAGGAAAGATGTCCTAAACTAATATCTTTTTCTTCTACTATTAATCGTTTATATGATGAAGTGGAAAAACTTAAAAAAGGAGAAGTAAGCCGAACAAGAGAACAAGCATCGTCAACTGAGGAGGGAAAATAATGAGCGAAAATATAATGCTTCCCCACCCATATAAAATAATAGACATCATTCCTGAGACAGAGGATGTGTATACCTTTAGAGTTGAAACCAACGCAAAAGTTAAATCCGGACAATTTTTTCAGGTATCTATACCTAAAATTGGAGAAGCTCCTATATCAGTAAGTTGTATGGGCGAAAATTGGATAGAACTTACTATAAGGAAAGTAGGTAAGCTTACCAATGAGATATTCAATTTAAAGCCTGGTGATAAGATATTTATGCGCGGACCTTACGGCAATTCATTTCCGATAGAGGAATTTAAGAGCAAACATTTGGTTGTCATTGCCGGTGGTACTGGAGTTGCTCCTGTGAGAAGTCTTTTAAAGTATTTTTACGAAAATCCAAATGAAATAAAATCCCTACATTTTATTGCTGGATTCAGGGATGAAAAGAATATTTTATTTAAAGAGGATCTAAAAAATTTTAGAACAAGATTTAACACAATCTATACTCTTGATAGAGATAAAATAGAAGGTTTTGAAGTTGGTCTTGTTACCGAACACATTAAGAAAATACCATTCGATTCATTTGAGGACTATAATGTAGTAATCGTAGGACCTCATGTTATGATGCACTTTGCTGCTTTAGAATGTTTAAAAAACGGAGTAAATGAAGAAAAAATCTGGGTATCGTTTGAAAGAAGAATGTCCTGTGGTGTGGGCAAATGCGGTCATTGCAAAATAAATGAGGTGTATGTTTGTTTAGAAGGTCCTGTTTTTAATTATACTAAGGCGAAAAATTTACTGGACTGATGAGGAGGAGGAATTAAAATGGGTTACGATATTGATGTAGAAAAACTTCGTAGAAACTGCTATCGTCAGTCAAAAGTACGAGGCGAATTTATGCTTCAAATGCGTGTTCCTGGTGGTGTAGTAAGTGCTAAATATTTTCCAATGT
Proteins encoded in this region:
- the asrA gene encoding anaerobic sulfite reductase subunit AsrA: MSYCVSTKRMDEILKALQKDYKIYAPVRFEKRGRYSDTDLIRYAEINSIEDVVYDEKSHFSPKEVIYPITQALFYFTEDEYRESKVDDKKILIFARACDINGFRRLDTIFLKNGGVEDIYYKRLREKVKFILMECKEGWDSCFCVSMGSNKTDNYSLAVRFDGDNILVEVKDHEFINLFANEKEVEFTPQFVTSNPTKVNIPEIDSQELLEKIYNLEMWESYNSRCISCGACSAVCITCSCFNTLDIIYTENGRVGERRRVQTSCMHEDFTTMAGGWSFRKTAGERMRFRTLHKIYDYKLRFKEEHMCVGCGRCEERCPKLISFSSTINRLYDEVEKLKKGEVSRTREQASSTEEGK
- the asrB gene encoding anaerobic sulfite reductase subunit AsrB is translated as MSENIMLPHPYKIIDIIPETEDVYTFRVETNAKVKSGQFFQVSIPKIGEAPISVSCMGENWIELTIRKVGKLTNEIFNLKPGDKIFMRGPYGNSFPIEEFKSKHLVVIAGGTGVAPVRSLLKYFYENPNEIKSLHFIAGFRDEKNILFKEDLKNFRTRFNTIYTLDRDKIEGFEVGLVTEHIKKIPFDSFEDYNVVIVGPHVMMHFAALECLKNGVNEEKIWVSFERRMSCGVGKCGHCKINEVYVCLEGPVFNYTKAKNLLD